The Pseudomonadota bacterium region GCGGCGACGCTACCGAGCGACTGGCACAGGCACTCATGGACAGCGATAAGCTCGAGACCCAACGCGTGGACCGGGCAACGGCCGAGCGAGGTTTGGCGCGGGCACGTTTCGACGCCGCAGTGATCTTCCAACCCGGCAAGGAGCCGCTGATCCGGGCGGACCCCATGCAGCAGAAGGCGCCGTTCGCCACCACGATCATCGAGAACGTGCTGCAAGGGGCGGCAGGACGGCGAGACGTCATCGGCGTCCGAAACGAATCGGTGCGGCGCCACGGGGCTCGCTATATCGACTTTCTCATCCCGGGCCTGATCGGTATGAACCTGATGGGCAGCAGCATGTGGGCCGTGGGCTACAGCCTGGTCGTGGCACGCAAACGCCGCCTCCTGCGTCGCTACGCAGTCACGCCCATGTCACGCGTACAGTTCCTCTTGTCCTATCTTCTGTCGCGGACCGTGTTCCTGGTGGTGGAGCTCGCTGTGCTCCTCGCTTTCGCCGACCTGGTCTTCGATGCTCGACTGCGGGGCGGGATCGTAGCGTTCGCCATCCTGTCGGTTCTTGGCGCCAGCGCCTTCGCCGCCATCAGCCTCGTGATCGGCGCGCGCCTCGATAACACCGAATCCGCCAACGGCTGGATGAACTTCGTGCAGCTGCCCATGTGGGTGCTGTCGGGAGTGTTCTTCTCCTACGAACGCTTTCCGGAATGGCTGCATCTGCCGATTCAGGTCCTCCCGCTCACCGCGATAGTGGATGCCCTGCGGGCGGTATTCAACGACGGCGCATCGCTCGTCGCCGTTGCGTTTCCCACCTGCGTGCTCGTCGCCTGGACCCTGCTCGGAGTCGCCGTGGCTCAGCGCACCTTCCGCTGGCAGTAGGCTGGCCAGCATCACGGGCTGCTGCAGCCCGGGCCAGGCGCTCTGTCTCCGGGGCGGTTCGGGTCCGGAGTGCATGGACGGAAGCAGGAGCCCGGCGCGGAGCAGGAGACACCCAGGGCCGCGCACTGAGCAGTGCCGCAGGATGGCGCGAATAATCGACGTGCGAGACGGGGGATGACCTCGCCACGGGTGCTGGCGCGGCAGGAGTGCGCACGGCCCCCCAAGCAGGCTCGGACGCTGGGCCGACGGACTCCGGACTCGGCCAGGCCGGCCAATACCCGCAACTACCAGACGGCGGACGCCTCCCAGGACCGGGTGCAAGCGGAGGCATGATGGGTACACCGCCTGTGGACTCTGGCGCCCCTCCCCCTCCAATCGACCTTAGCCCGACCGCCTGGACGCCGCCGTTCATGTTATCGGAAGGCATGTGGATAGGGATGACCTGGCGTCGTCCGTGCGGGGGGTCTCGTGCTCGGGCCCGGCGGTACCCCCCGGACTCGCGCCTCGAGCCTGAGGAACACCGGGGGGCCGGCTCAGAGATGCTCGCTTCGCGACAGCGTCCATCAGCGCTCGAACATCAGGACCCCCCGCCGGTCCCTGCGCGCGAGACCCCCCGCACGGACGACTCGCGTGGTGGCTGGCTCGGGGGGACGTCGTGGGCGGCGAGAAGTCGGCCATGTGCCTACTTCAACCAGCGCGACCACCGGTTGCTGGACCGCCAGCTTCTCCCCGACCTGCTGCGTCCGCTGATGCAGGCCTCGGTGCGGACGTCGCCGGCACCGATGCCCCGTGAGGATCAGCTCA contains the following coding sequences:
- a CDS encoding ABC transporter permease, with product MTSDSDPNCSFSPLLELTWTRLREFFREKGAVFWVFVFPLLMAVGLGLAFRDRAPDRPSIALVAQDSGDATERLAQALMDSDKLETQRVDRATAERGLARARFDAAVIFQPGKEPLIRADPMQQKAPFATTIIENVLQGAAGRRDVIGVRNESVRRHGARYIDFLIPGLIGMNLMGSSMWAVGYSLVVARKRRLLRRYAVTPMSRVQFLLSYLLSRTVFLVVELAVLLAFADLVFDARLRGGIVAFAILSVLGASAFAAISLVIGARLDNTESANGWMNFVQLPMWVLSGVFFSYERFPEWLHLPIQVLPLTAIVDALRAVFNDGASLVAVAFPTCVLVAWTLLGVAVAQRTFRWQ